The Equus quagga isolate Etosha38 chromosome 2, UCLA_HA_Equagga_1.0, whole genome shotgun sequence genome has a window encoding:
- the LOC124234813 gene encoding olfactory receptor 13A1, with product MSNQTLVKEFILQGFSEHPEYHVLFFSCFLSLYSVALTGNILIILAITFDPGLHTPMYFFLFNLAIMDIICTSSIMPKALEGLISEESSISFGGCMVQLYFLTWAASSELLLLTVMAYDRYAAICYPLHYSTVMSKTSCNMLAAGVWVLCAFNTAIHTGLMLRLHFCGPNVITHFFCEVPPLLLLSCSSTYVNSIMIVLADAFYGMMSFLMTIVSYGFIISNILKMRTAEGKKKAFSTCSSHLIVVCMYYTAVFYAYISPVSSYSAEKSKLAGVLYTMVSPTLNPLIYTLRNKDVKAALRKLFLFFRN from the coding sequence ATGAGCAACCAGACTCTGGTAAAAGAATTTATCCTGCAGGGCTTTTCAGAGCACCCAGAATACCATGTGCTCTTTTTCAGCTGTTTCCTCTCCCTCTACTCTGTGGCCCTCACAGGCAATATCCTCATCATTTTGGCCATCACCTTCGACCCCGGGCTGCATACTcccatgtacttttttctcttcaaCTTGGCTATTATGGACATCATCTGCACCTCCTCCATCATGCCCAAAGCACTCGAGGGTCTGATATCAGAGGAGAGCTCCATCTCCTTTGGGGGCTGCATGGTCCAGCTTTATTTCCTCACATGGGCTGCATCCTCTGAGCTGCTCCTCCTCACAGTCATGGCCTATGACCGGTATGCAGCTATCTGCTACCCCCTACATTACAGCACCGTAATGAGCAAGACCTCCTGCAACATGCTGGCTGCAGGTGTGTGGGTACTCTGTGCCTTCAACACGGCCATCCACACTGGGCTGATGCTGCGCTTGCATTTCTGTGGGCCCAATGTCATTACCCATTTCTTCTGTGAGGTCCCTCCTCTGTTACTTCTCTCCTGTAGCTCCACCTATGTGAACAGCATCATGATTGTCCTGGCTGATGCCTTTTATGGCATGATGAGCTTCCTGATGACCATTGTGTCATATGGCTTTATCATCTCTAACATCCTAAAGATGCGGACTgcagaggggaagaagaaagcctTCTCCACTTGCTCTTCCCACCTTATTGTGGTGTGCATGTATTACACTGCTGTCTTTTATGCCTACATAAGCCCTGTCTCCAGCTATAGTGCTGAGAAGAGCAAGCTGGCTGGGGTGCTGTACACCATGGtgagccctactctcaacccccTCATCTATACTTTGAGAAACAAGGACGTCAAAGCAGCCCTCAGGaagcttttcctcttcttcagaaATTAA